Proteins from one Corallococcus exiguus genomic window:
- a CDS encoding serine/threonine-protein kinase, with translation MLEANEAELRMALAEGLLSREDVDTLREEAVRRGVSPLQLLVERGRLTGDSLVSLRRSMEVERNAPPGTADDTLPPGAVPATVVDGPAFPVPHWTLYRPLRFLGQGGMGRVFLARDLRLHRDVALKFVRDEDPELSRRFISEARAQARVDHERVCRVYEVGEVQGRAYIAMQYIAGAPLHTLAGTLSVEQKALVLRDATLGVHAAHLAGLVHRDLKPSNILVERGEDGALRPYVMDFGLARDWSSDDAATATGTVLGTPQYMAPEQARGEVTRLDRRADIYSLGATLYHLLTGQPPVTGANGLEVLGRIATQEPRRPRELDAGIPADLEAIVLKCLEKDRSRRYGSARALADDLTRFLEGDRVLARTGPTYRVRKWMARHRVAVVVASITGFAVAGAVGQGVMARREVSRREALTRRFTEGVERIEAQARYSGQAPLHDTRPDREAMRARMRDIEASMRDAGPVAEGPGHYALGRGFLALGDEESALTHLETAWAKGFREPRVAYALALVLGHRYQRERLEADRIPDAASREAKRREAWTHSRDPALAFLEQGRGAEVPASEYAEALRAFHQERFEDALKSLDALGARLPWFHEAPRLRGDVLLARAVRHALASERDAARDDLEAGRRSYDAAADIGRSVSAVHRARAELEQEALFLELSGKGDVLPAYTRGMEAVSRARTAAPDEADTWVLEARLHRSLAQASLSSGGDMEPLLTRTLDAAKEALRLAPEKVEARHALAMGWWQWARYRQDRNEDPREQLRAAVAAFESIPESARDYDFHLDLGLVFKVWADSEDGRGGDSLPFRQQAIASYRRALELDAKRPDAWINLGTAYVNRANHPRAPSKDTDLEEARTALERASTLDPGHVVAWFYLAEVHRTLALRLRDHGGDAGPGLAHALEAYRQGVAINAKLPPLQNGVGTILLDQAREAWDRGDSPEPLLDQAEQAFLQAIAIAPKVGFAHNNLGEVRMWRATWRLLLDQDPTASAKEAQAKLQQATTLLPGLAEPWANLGQVHYTVAAYALKHGKDPRPALAQATEALERALKLNPSLAQAWRWRGEARALQAREEARRGQKPDASFQAAASDFQKALELDPENLDPRLAYSALLREWGATASGPDARAHLQQGLSLMDAVLTARPRWKDASILRDDLRRALAKQPPE, from the coding sequence GTGCTTGAGGCGAACGAAGCGGAGCTGCGCATGGCGCTGGCCGAAGGCCTGCTCTCCCGCGAGGACGTAGACACCCTGCGCGAGGAGGCGGTGCGGCGCGGCGTGTCCCCGTTGCAGCTCCTCGTGGAGCGAGGGCGGCTCACAGGGGATTCGCTCGTGTCGCTGCGACGGAGCATGGAGGTGGAGAGGAACGCCCCACCGGGCACCGCGGACGACACGCTGCCTCCGGGCGCAGTACCCGCCACCGTGGTGGACGGTCCCGCGTTCCCGGTGCCGCACTGGACGCTCTACCGGCCCCTCCGCTTCCTGGGTCAGGGCGGAATGGGCCGCGTCTTCCTGGCCCGGGACCTGCGGCTGCACCGCGACGTGGCGCTGAAGTTCGTCCGCGATGAGGACCCGGAGCTGTCCCGCCGCTTCATCTCCGAGGCCCGCGCCCAGGCCCGCGTGGACCACGAACGCGTCTGCCGCGTGTACGAGGTCGGTGAAGTCCAGGGCCGCGCGTACATCGCCATGCAGTACATCGCGGGGGCGCCGCTGCACACGCTCGCCGGCACGCTGTCCGTGGAGCAGAAGGCGCTCGTGCTCCGTGACGCCACGCTGGGCGTGCACGCGGCCCATCTGGCCGGGCTCGTGCACCGTGATCTCAAGCCCTCCAACATCCTCGTGGAGCGTGGCGAGGACGGCGCCCTGCGCCCCTACGTCATGGACTTCGGCCTGGCGCGCGACTGGTCCAGCGACGATGCCGCCACCGCCACCGGTACCGTGCTGGGCACGCCCCAGTACATGGCCCCCGAACAGGCCCGGGGCGAGGTCACCCGGCTGGACCGGCGCGCGGACATCTACAGTCTGGGCGCCACGCTGTATCACCTGCTCACCGGCCAACCGCCTGTCACGGGTGCCAATGGATTGGAGGTGCTCGGACGCATCGCCACCCAGGAGCCTCGCCGTCCGCGTGAGCTGGACGCCGGGATTCCGGCGGACCTGGAGGCCATCGTCCTCAAGTGTCTGGAGAAGGACCGCTCGCGGCGCTACGGATCCGCGCGAGCACTGGCGGACGACCTCACGCGGTTCCTCGAAGGCGACCGGGTGCTCGCGCGCACGGGCCCCACGTACCGCGTGCGCAAGTGGATGGCCCGTCACAGGGTCGCCGTCGTCGTCGCGAGCATCACCGGGTTCGCCGTGGCGGGCGCCGTGGGCCAGGGCGTGATGGCCCGGCGGGAGGTGTCTCGGCGCGAAGCCCTGACCCGGCGCTTCACCGAGGGCGTCGAACGCATCGAGGCCCAGGCCCGCTACTCCGGCCAGGCGCCCCTGCACGACACGCGGCCCGACCGCGAGGCGATGCGCGCCCGCATGCGCGACATCGAAGCCTCCATGCGCGACGCCGGTCCCGTCGCGGAAGGCCCAGGCCATTACGCCTTGGGGCGCGGGTTCCTGGCGCTGGGGGACGAGGAGTCCGCGCTCACGCACCTGGAGACAGCCTGGGCGAAGGGCTTCCGTGAGCCTCGCGTGGCGTATGCGCTCGCGCTGGTGCTGGGCCATCGCTACCAGCGCGAGCGATTGGAGGCGGACCGCATCCCGGACGCGGCCAGCCGCGAGGCGAAGCGGCGCGAAGCCTGGACGCACTCCCGTGACCCGGCGCTGGCCTTCCTGGAGCAGGGCCGAGGCGCGGAGGTGCCCGCCTCCGAATACGCGGAGGCCCTTCGCGCCTTCCATCAGGAGCGCTTCGAGGACGCGCTGAAGTCACTGGACGCGCTGGGCGCACGGCTGCCGTGGTTCCACGAAGCGCCGCGGCTCCGGGGCGACGTGCTGCTCGCTCGCGCCGTGCGCCATGCACTGGCGAGTGAACGCGACGCGGCCCGGGACGACCTGGAGGCCGGACGGCGGTCCTATGACGCGGCGGCGGACATCGGCCGCAGTGTGTCCGCCGTGCACCGTGCGCGGGCGGAGCTGGAGCAGGAGGCCCTGTTCCTGGAACTGTCCGGCAAGGGCGACGTGCTGCCCGCGTACACGCGCGGGATGGAGGCCGTGTCACGCGCGCGCACGGCGGCTCCGGATGAAGCGGACACCTGGGTGCTGGAGGCCCGGCTCCACCGGAGCCTTGCCCAGGCGAGCCTCAGCAGTGGAGGCGACATGGAGCCGCTCCTCACGCGCACGCTCGACGCGGCGAAGGAGGCGCTGCGGCTTGCTCCCGAGAAGGTGGAGGCACGCCACGCGCTGGCCATGGGTTGGTGGCAGTGGGCCCGGTACCGTCAGGACCGGAACGAGGATCCGCGCGAGCAACTGCGGGCCGCCGTCGCCGCCTTCGAGTCCATTCCCGAGTCCGCGCGCGACTACGACTTCCACCTGGACCTGGGGCTCGTCTTCAAGGTGTGGGCGGATTCAGAGGACGGGCGAGGCGGGGACTCGCTGCCCTTCCGGCAGCAGGCCATCGCGTCCTACCGGCGGGCGTTGGAGCTGGACGCGAAGCGGCCGGATGCGTGGATCAACCTGGGCACGGCCTACGTGAACCGAGCCAACCATCCGCGCGCACCGTCGAAGGACACGGACCTGGAAGAAGCTCGGACGGCGCTGGAGCGCGCGAGCACGCTCGACCCGGGGCACGTCGTCGCGTGGTTCTACCTGGCGGAGGTGCACCGCACGCTCGCCTTGCGCCTGCGAGACCACGGCGGCGACGCGGGGCCAGGACTCGCCCACGCGCTGGAGGCCTATCGCCAGGGCGTCGCCATCAACGCGAAGCTGCCGCCGCTCCAGAACGGCGTGGGGACCATCCTGCTCGACCAGGCCCGCGAGGCGTGGGACCGGGGAGACTCACCAGAGCCCCTGTTGGACCAGGCGGAGCAGGCTTTCCTCCAGGCCATCGCCATCGCGCCCAAGGTGGGCTTCGCGCACAACAACCTGGGCGAGGTGCGCATGTGGCGCGCGACCTGGCGCCTGCTGCTCGACCAGGATCCCACCGCGAGCGCGAAGGAGGCACAGGCCAAGCTCCAGCAGGCCACCACGTTGCTGCCTGGACTCGCGGAGCCGTGGGCCAACCTGGGCCAGGTGCACTACACCGTGGCCGCGTACGCGCTGAAGCACGGGAAGGATCCACGACCTGCGCTCGCTCAGGCCACGGAGGCGCTGGAGCGTGCGTTGAAGCTCAACCCATCACTCGCACAGGCATGGCGCTGGCGGGGAGAAGCGCGGGCGCTCCAGGCTCGCGAGGAGGCCCGGCGGGGACAGAAACCAGACGCGTCCTTCCAGGCCGCCGCGAGCGACTTCCAGAAGGCACTGGAGCTGGATCCCGAGAACCTGGATCCGCGCCTGGCCTACAGCGCGCTCCTTCGCGAATGGGGCGCGACGGCCTCCGGTCCGGACGCACGAGCCCACCTCCAGCAGGGACTGTCACTCATGGATGCCGTGCTCACCGCGCGCCCCCGGTGGAAGGACGCGAGCATCTTGCGCGATGATCTGCGTCGCGCACTCGCGAAGCAGCCACCGGAGTGA